Within the Pseudobythopirellula maris genome, the region CTCGATTCGGCCTGGGACGCCGAGATCGACCGTCGCGTCGCCGAGCTGCGCAGCGGCGCCGCCCCCACGGTCGATGCCGACGCCCTGCACGCGGAGCTGCGCGACCGTGCCCAGAGTTGAATTCGCCTACCACCGCGAAGCCGCCGCCGAACTCACGGAGGCCCACGCTTGGTACCGCCAGATCAGCGACCGTGTCGCCACTGCGTTTCTGATCGAGGCGGAGGCGGCGGTCGAGTCGATCCCAACCACCCGCAGCGATGGCCGCTCTACCGCGACGAGATTCGCTACGTACGGCTCCCAGGTTTTCCGTACGCCATCCTGTATCTCACGGAGGGTGAGCGAGCCGTCGGTGTCGCCGTCGCGCACCTGCACCGCCAGCCCGATTACTGGAAGCATCGAGTGCAGTAATGTGCGACACTCGTCCACACGACAGTGCCCAACGAAAGGACTCCCCCCCATGCCCACCATCCGTGAAATCGCCGGCCTCCCCAGCACACCCGCCAAGCTGAGCGAGTCGGCCCTCGTGCTGATCGACTGCCAGAACACTTACCGCGAAGGGGTCATGCAACTCGAAGGCGTCGAAGAGGCGCTCGAACACGCCAGAGGGCTGCTCGAGCGGGCCCGCGAGGCGGGCGTGCCGGTCTTCCACATCCAGCACGACGCCGGGCCGGGATCGCCCTACGACCTGACGGCGCCGTGCGGGCAGATCGCCGAGCCGGTGGCGCCGCGCGAAGGCGAGCCGGTCGTCGTCAAGAATTTCCCCGACTCGTTCGCCTCGACCGACTTGGGCGATCGGCTCCAGGCGGCCGGTTGCAAGAACCTCGTGCTGGCCGGCTTCATGAGCCACATGTGCGTCAGCTCCACCGCGCGCGGCGGCTTCGACCGCGGCTACGCCGTGACGGTCGTCGAGAACACGACCGCCACCCGCGAGTTGCCCGACGGCCACGGCGGCGTGATCTCGGCCCACGACGTGCAGCGCGCCAGCCTGAGCGGCCTGGCCGACCTGGTGGCGATCGTCGTCGAAGACTCGGGCGCGATCGCGGACTGACGTGTATTGAGTTGTCTTCGACTCGCTCCGTGGTGGCTGGCGCTGCCGTAGTACGCAGCCGGGTGCGCTGCTGGGGCTAGGCCAGCGCTACTTGCGGCGCTTTCGTGGCGGCTTCTTGTAGCCTTTGGCGACCCAGGTTTGAAAAACCTGGGCTACCCGGTGGGTCGCCGTGGGCGGGAGGTCGGGGTGGCGGGGGCGCTCCCGCCAGGGAAGCCCCCGGGCGAGCCGATCGGGGGTTGGTGCATCTCGGGGGCTTCCGCTCCGCGGTGCGCCCCCGCCACCCTTTCTTGGCGCCTGGCTGCCTGACTGCTTGGCTGTCACACGCCGTCGTAGCCGTCGACCGCGGCGGTGATGGTCGCCAGCTCGTCGGGCGTCAGCTCCAGGTCGCCGGCGCCGCAGTTCTCTTGGGCCTGCTCGGCGTTGCGGGCGCCGCAGAGCACGTGCGAGCAGCCGCGCACCGCGAGGGTCCACGCCATGCTCACCTGGCCCACGGTGGCGCCGTGGGCCTCGGCGATCGGCCCGAACGGCTCGAGCATCGAGAGCACCTTGCGGACGTTGTCGGGCGCGAACCGCGGGTTCTCGCGGCGCTGGTCGTCGCGTGGGTACTCGCGGTGGGGGTCGGTCTTGCCGGTCAGCAGCCCCTGGGCCATCGGGCAGTAGGCGAGCAGCGCCAGGCCGTCGTCGGCGCACTTCGCGAGGTTGGTCGATTCGAGCCCGCGGTCGAGCATCGAGTACATCTCTTGGTCCGTGTCGAGCTGGCCGGCGGCGCGGTACGCGTCGATCTGCTCCGGCGAGGCGTTCGAGACGCCGATCGCGCGGATCTTGCCCTCGTCCTTCAGGCGGAGGAGCGCCTCCATCCGCTCGTCGATCGGCGTGCTGTCTTGCTGCCAGTGCGTTTGGTAGAGGTCGATCGTCTCGACGCCGAGCCGCTCGAGGCTGCGCTCGACCTCCTCGCGGATGCCGTCGGCGCCGTTGTAGATCGACACGTCGAAGCTGTCGGGGGTCGGCTCGCCGCGGTCGAAGATCTCTTTGGTGGTCGAGAACTTGTGCGACGCACGCT harbors:
- a CDS encoding addiction module protein; amino-acid sequence: MDASADHLLNEALRLPAGEREELAVRLMGSVEAPAEGLTLDSAWDAEIDRRVAELRSGAAPTVDADALHAELRDRAQS
- a CDS encoding cysteine hydrolase family protein, producing the protein MPTIREIAGLPSTPAKLSESALVLIDCQNTYREGVMQLEGVEEALEHARGLLERAREAGVPVFHIQHDAGPGSPYDLTAPCGQIAEPVAPREGEPVVVKNFPDSFASTDLGDRLQAAGCKNLVLAGFMSHMCVSSTARGGFDRGYAVTVVENTTATRELPDGHGGVISAHDVQRASLSGLADLVAIVVEDSGAIAD
- a CDS encoding aldo/keto reductase, producing MKTRPLGPSGIEASVVAFGAWAIGGWMWGEPDDDASVRAIHAFLDAGGTLIDTAPIYGFGHSEEVVGRAIQGRRDQVVVATKCGMRWDLSPKQLERASHKFSTTKEIFDRGEPTPDSFDVSIYNGADGIREEVERSLERLGVETIDLYQTHWQQDSTPIDERMEALLRLKDEGKIRAIGVSNASPEQIDAYRAAGQLDTDQEMYSMLDRGLESTNLAKCADDGLALLAYCPMAQGLLTGKTDPHREYPRDDQRRENPRFAPDNVRKVLSMLEPFGPIAEAHGATVGQVSMAWTLAVRGCSHVLCGARNAEQAQENCGAGDLELTPDELATITAAVDGYDGV